The DNA segment GGGAAATTTTCTTAAAGTCCCCCTTTATAAGGGGGATTTAGGGGGATCAGATCACTTGTGTGTACACCGTAGCCTCGCTTGCACCGGAGGGGGTTGGGGGTGGGGTTCTTATCTCTCACTCAACCGAGAACCGCTATATTTATTCCCTGTCTTCATAAGCTTTAATTTTTTCATACAAACTATCAACATCCTCCTGAGCAAACAAATTTTCTTTTAGTTGTAAATAATCACCTTTGCCTAATTGACACGCAGCCCAAAATTTCATCACCTTGGATGGCTCTAAATGTGTGAGTAAAACCTCTATTACTTCTTTTAAGTTTTGCTGTTCGTTAATAACTTTAATTGTCATCTTCTATATCCAAAATAAAATCAGTTGGGTTGACTGTTTTGAGTGTTAAACTTTGACAGCGATTGATTAATCTCTTATCACAAGTGATAAAATAATTACTCTGAGAAAGACCTAGCCCAGGCGATTACAAATCGCGGCTATACAAACATGACGCGAAGTGTCTTCCCGTAGGGAAGGCCGCCTGCGCGGACTAACATAAAATTGAGGTCTTCAACCCGCGTAGGCGGGTTTTGCCTGTGTAGACGCGATTTCTAATCGCCTAGTGCAAGATATGTGTTACTGAAGAACTAACTAATTTTATTAATTGTGCTTCGACCATTTGTAAAATTAAGATTACAGCTTGTGTTTCTAGAAATATTTTTGGCTGTATTTGGTCATCGAAGGGGCGGTTATAAATACTTGTATCTAAATAAACCCTGGTCATGTCAGCGGCGAGTTTGCACAGTTGTCTTGACAAAATTTACCATTCATTGCATACTATAGATAGTCGTGCTAAATATAAAAAAATATCGACCGCCTTCGGCGGAGGGTCAGGGAAAAGAAAAAGCGGAGAGGACTCAAGAGCAAGAGTGTAAAGAATTAAGTCCTCGCGGCGGAAACAGCAACCCGAAAACCGAAGGTGTTGCTCCTAAAGTCCGGGAAGAAGCTGCCACGACACGCAGAACGGCAATACCTCGTATCGTTGTCCCAGGAACCACCGCGCAGCAGCCGCGATTGATTATTATTCTCATCCTTATTGTTATTTAGCCAAGCACCACCATCATTGGGCGCACCTTTATAATTTTCATGCCAATGGTCGTGACACCAATCATAAACATTACCGTGCATATCATACAACCCAAAGGCATTGGCTACATAGCTGCCTACGGGACTTGTCTGACCTACAGATTTGCCTTTTGGCTCATCACCATAGGTAGTTTCAGCACTGTAATTTGCTAAATCCGATGTAATAGTTTCGCCAAAGTGGAATGGAGTTGTCGTGCCTGCTCTACAAGCGTATTCCCATTCAGCTTCACTAGGCAATCGGTAGTCTTTATTGGTGTGTATTTTTAGTCTATCACAAAACTCCACCGCTTCATACCAAGAAATTTTTTCTACTGGTAAATTGTCACCTTTAAATTTCGATGGGTCAGGCTTCAGTTCCCTATTTACTTGCGGGAGAGTTGCTACAGCCCGCCACTGTGCTTGAGTGATGGGGTATTTACCCATAAAGAATGGCGAAACAGTGACTTTATGCTGAGGTTTTTCGTCATCATCACTTTGAGCTTCACCTTCTAGTGAACCCATGAGGAATTTACCACCGCGAATAGACACCATTTCTAAAGTGACATTATTGGGTAGGCTTTCGCTGAAATATTGGGCGGTTTTAGTTTCTGTGTTGATAATTTCCCCGCGACGGTTAACTGTAGGCGTTTGATATGTAAACACCATTGGACTAGGAGGAGAAATTTCACCTTTGAGCAACCTGCCAACTTCTTCAGCAAGTTCTCTTAATGAGTCATACTGACTTAACTGGGGTTGAAACTCTGTAATCAAACGCTGTAACCGGGCTAATTCTGCTTGTCCATTTTTCCCACCCTTAATTAATGCTTGTAGCGCCTTCTTAATTTCCTCTTCGGCTTGAGTACGCTGTTCATCTAAATAAACCATTGCAGCCCATTGTTGCGCCTGCAATTGATCTGGTTGATGGGGGTGAGTTCGCATTAAATAAGTTACATAGTCCAGCAATAATTGGGCTATAGACTTGAGACGATTTCTGCCAAATTTCTGCTGAAATCCTGGTTCTGTAAATTTTGCTAATAAATTTGACCGGACAACCGGAGTCATGGCGTACAATTCATAACCCACTGGACGACACAAATCCGACAACAGTAAATCTGCTTCTGCTATCCACGGGACTTCTTCGTTGAGTAAAAATTGCACTCGGATATAATTGACCAATTCGGGAGTTAAAACCAAGGGTAAAGCGCAGTGAGCAGCTAAATATTCATAGGATGGCTCAAATCGTCCCACAAAGCGGTTAATTTGCTGCTCGGCTATTTCTTGAATTAATTCATCAGATAAGGGACTATTCATAGTTCGCCAAGATTGCCAGTACCAAAACCTTCAATTTTACCATCTGATTATCTATAATATAATTGTTTATCGCTCTAATCATTGGCAAAATGACCATGACGACTGTAACAAAGACTCAGAAAATCTACGATGAGTTTATTGATTTTATGGCTCAAGGAACTAGCTCAGAAAGAATGACCAAGTTTCAATTTTCTGAGGCGACGAAAGAACAGATAGCAGATTTAATTGAACGCGCCAAAATAGGAGATTTATCTTCGTCTGAAAAAACTGAGTTTGAGCAGTTTTTAGTGATAGAGCATCTGATCCGATTAGCAAAAGCTAAAGCTCATCAATACCTTAAGTAGGTAGTTGGAAAAATTTCCAGGTATGTCATTGCGTTAGCGGAGCGTGGCGTTAGCCATACGAAGCGTAGCGGAGTGAAGCAATCGCAAGAGTTCTGAGGATTTTACATTTTGTTACACAGTTAGGTTTATTTGTGCCTACCTACTTAAATCAGTTTCTCACTAGAGAGATTAATTATGCTTGACAGTTTAATAATAGCGATCGCCTCATAGAAAGACAATTATTGATTGATGTCAATAGATACCCTTCACCTGAAGCTTTAAAACGAATGAAATAATGATCGAGAAAATATCCTTTTCAACGAATCTCGGCGATCGCCTGATTTAAGCCATGAGGATCAAGGGGATACATTGGTAATAAATTGGCGATAAATTGGGCTGTAGTTCCGCGCCAGCGTTCTGGGGGTATGGGATTCAACCAAGCGATTAACTTGGTATGTTGTTTAATTTGCCACAAAACTTCCGCCGTAGCTGAAAATCTTTGAGAACGGCGATCGCCTCTTGCTGCTCCCCCATCACTGACAATTAATATACTGGTATTGCCGTCGCCAGCTGCTAAAGTTGACTTCAATAGAACTTTCTCTGTTAAATAGGGATCTCGATAGATATATTCTGCCGGTACGTTGTGAAAATAACCCACCCGTACCTGCTGGATGTTACTTTCGTATTGGGCAGTTTGAACCAAATCCCGTGTAAAGTGGTGAAAAGGGGTCATAGAGCCTTCTTGATCGATTAATAGCAGCAAATCGGCGTGATTTCGTTCTCTGCGTCCATATTTTGGTTCTAAGAAAAATCCCTGTTTGCAGACTTGAGCGATGGTTGCGGCCACATCTAAAACATCCTCTCTACCATCCCCTACCATGCGCCGTAAATACCGCCAGCTATAAACCATATACCTGCGCGAAATGGGAGCATAAGTTTGGAAATCCCGATCTTCTGTTTGCTGTTCTAATAAACTAATGGGGGATTTGACGGGAAGTAAGGAAAATTCCGGTGTGGGA comes from the Nodularia sp. NIES-3585 genome and includes:
- a CDS encoding formylglycine-generating enzyme family protein, whose amino-acid sequence is MNSPLSDELIQEIAEQQINRFVGRFEPSYEYLAAHCALPLVLTPELVNYIRVQFLLNEEVPWIAEADLLLSDLCRPVGYELYAMTPVVRSNLLAKFTEPGFQQKFGRNRLKSIAQLLLDYVTYLMRTHPHQPDQLQAQQWAAMVYLDEQRTQAEEEIKKALQALIKGGKNGQAELARLQRLITEFQPQLSQYDSLRELAEEVGRLLKGEISPPSPMVFTYQTPTVNRRGEIINTETKTAQYFSESLPNNVTLEMVSIRGGKFLMGSLEGEAQSDDDEKPQHKVTVSPFFMGKYPITQAQWRAVATLPQVNRELKPDPSKFKGDNLPVEKISWYEAVEFCDRLKIHTNKDYRLPSEAEWEYACRAGTTTPFHFGETITSDLANYSAETTYGDEPKGKSVGQTSPVGSYVANAFGLYDMHGNVYDWCHDHWHENYKGAPNDGGAWLNNNKDENNNQSRLLRGGSWDNDTRYCRSACRGSFFPDFRSNTFGFRVAVSAART
- a CDS encoding VWA containing CoxE family protein, giving the protein MSDFNPYPLLDPLFYRLRRDGFALGVSEYLVTLKAIDGGWGTEDANALKKLLKSLWCHSLAQQDQLEVIFRSISAEAAPKEEELRENNPDSSSESTPSSNPSPPSSEKQVSPVDSFPTPTPEFSLLPVKSPISLLEQQTEDRDFQTYAPISRRYMVYSWRYLRRMVGDGREDVLDVAATIAQVCKQGFFLEPKYGRRERNHADLLLLIDQEGSMTPFHHFTRDLVQTAQYESNIQQVRVGYFHNVPAEYIYRDPYLTEKVLLKSTLAAGDGNTSILIVSDGGAARGDRRSQRFSATAEVLWQIKQHTKLIAWLNPIPPERWRGTTAQFIANLLPMYPLDPHGLNQAIAEIR